A genomic stretch from Desulfotignum balticum DSM 7044 includes:
- a CDS encoding NUDIX hydrolase: MKIHQIRKLTDMHHLNLFSLTYQDRVGKDKTWTFASRSGPKNFEETTRDRPDAVVIVPYHVKEQRLVIIREFRVVLGGYQYGFPAGLLDPGESVVTAGRRELFEETGLHLTKVLAQSPAVFSSSGMTDESVSLLYAECDGVPSSDHIEDSEDIQVILLTPQSAEQLLNTPDIRFDVKTWVVLKQFAAHGII, from the coding sequence ATGAAGATTCATCAGATTCGGAAATTAACCGATATGCATCATTTGAATCTGTTTTCCCTGACATATCAGGACCGGGTGGGCAAAGACAAAACCTGGACATTCGCGTCCCGGTCCGGCCCGAAAAATTTTGAAGAAACAACCCGGGATCGACCGGATGCCGTGGTGATCGTTCCCTATCATGTCAAAGAACAGCGCCTGGTGATCATTAGAGAGTTCCGGGTGGTGCTGGGGGGATATCAATACGGGTTTCCCGCCGGTTTGCTGGATCCGGGGGAAAGCGTAGTTACGGCCGGTCGGCGGGAGCTGTTCGAAGAAACCGGCCTGCACTTGACAAAGGTGCTGGCGCAGAGTCCTGCGGTTTTTTCCTCCTCAGGCATGACGGATGAATCCGTCAGTCTGTTGTACGCGGAATGCGACGGGGTTCCTTCCAGCGACCATATTGAGGATTCTGAAGATATTCAGGTGATTCTGCTTACCCCGCAGTCGGCTGAACAGCTGTTGAATACGCCGGACATCCGGTTTGACGTGAAAACCTGGGTGGTGCTGAAACAGTTTGCGGCCCACGGAATCATTTAA
- the trhA gene encoding PAQR family membrane homeostasis protein TrhA, with protein sequence MKLFREPVNALSHMAGSLASIAGLTLMVVMAAVKADAWHVVSFAIFGTTLVFMYTASFLYHGLQLSAKTLAIFRRIDHIMIFMVIAGSYTPLCLVPLRGPWGWSLFGIIWGFAAVGIVLKLFWMNLPRWISTLIYLGMGWLCMVAVYPLVQILEPAPLLWLALGGLFYSLGALVYIFKKPDPFPKMFGFHEIWHICVLLGSACHFWLVFGYLTYL encoded by the coding sequence TTGAAATTATTCAGAGAGCCGGTCAACGCATTGTCTCATATGGCGGGCAGCCTGGCATCCATTGCCGGCCTGACCTTGATGGTGGTCATGGCCGCTGTCAAGGCCGATGCCTGGCATGTGGTGTCTTTTGCCATTTTCGGGACCACGCTGGTATTCATGTATACAGCCAGCTTTCTTTACCATGGCCTGCAATTGTCAGCCAAAACGCTGGCTATTTTTCGCCGCATCGATCATATCATGATTTTCATGGTCATTGCCGGATCATATACGCCTTTGTGCCTGGTGCCGCTGCGGGGACCCTGGGGATGGTCGCTGTTCGGCATCATCTGGGGATTTGCTGCGGTGGGAATCGTGCTGAAGCTGTTCTGGATGAATCTTCCCCGCTGGATCTCCACGTTGATCTACCTGGGTATGGGGTGGCTGTGCATGGTGGCGGTTTATCCGCTGGTACAAATTCTGGAACCAGCCCCGCTGTTATGGCTGGCCTTAGGTGGTTTGTTTTACAGTCTCGGAGCCCTGGTGTATATCTTCAAAAAACCGGATCCGTTTCCAAAAATGTTCGGGTTTCATGAAATCTGGCATATCTGTGTGCTGCTGGGCAGTGCCTGTCATTTCTGGCTGGTTTTCGGTTATCTGACATATCTGTGA
- a CDS encoding amino acid ABC transporter permease, with protein sequence MGIVAIDKDAIQKMKPPVVHRGAIGWLKENLFNGVFNSILTLVFLAFLLKFVPPFIKWAFIDSVWFTTGAECKECPGACWSVVLKNLRFVIFGFYPHDLHWRPFGAMLLLFTLLFFSYHKRFWSKKLGYAWMIGLVAMGILMKGGIFWLTPVDSMKWGGLPLTLLLSVFGLAAAYPLGVILALGRDSHMPMIRYLSIGYIELIRGVPLISLLFMSSIIFPLFLPEGVTINKILRAQVAIILFTAAYVAEVVRGGLQGMSGGQYEAADALGLNYYQTMRLVILPQALKIVIPPTLSVLISAFKDTSLVVIIALYDFLLTSKTVIQHPEWNGFSTEMYLFVALMYFLGCFSMSNFSRKLEQELDTDKRS encoded by the coding sequence ATGGGTATTGTTGCCATAGACAAAGATGCCATCCAGAAAATGAAACCCCCTGTCGTGCATCGGGGAGCGATCGGCTGGCTCAAGGAAAATCTGTTCAACGGGGTATTCAACTCGATTCTGACCCTTGTGTTTTTAGCGTTTCTACTCAAATTTGTGCCGCCGTTCATTAAATGGGCGTTTATCGATTCGGTCTGGTTCACCACGGGAGCGGAATGCAAAGAATGCCCCGGGGCCTGCTGGTCCGTGGTGTTGAAAAACCTGCGGTTCGTCATTTTTGGATTTTATCCCCATGACCTTCACTGGCGGCCGTTTGGCGCCATGCTCCTGCTGTTCACGCTGCTGTTTTTTTCCTATCACAAACGGTTCTGGTCCAAAAAACTGGGATATGCCTGGATGATCGGCCTGGTGGCCATGGGCATTCTGATGAAAGGCGGAATTTTCTGGCTGACCCCGGTGGACAGCATGAAATGGGGTGGTCTGCCGCTTACACTGCTTTTATCGGTGTTCGGACTGGCAGCTGCCTATCCTTTGGGCGTGATTCTGGCTTTGGGCAGAGATTCCCATATGCCCATGATCCGATATCTGTCCATCGGGTATATCGAACTGATCAGAGGCGTGCCGCTCATCAGTCTGCTGTTCATGTCCTCCATCATCTTTCCTTTGTTTTTGCCCGAAGGGGTGACCATCAACAAAATTTTGCGGGCCCAGGTGGCCATTATTCTGTTTACCGCCGCTTATGTGGCGGAAGTGGTAAGAGGCGGGCTCCAGGGCATGTCCGGGGGCCAGTACGAAGCTGCCGACGCATTGGGCCTGAACTACTATCAGACCATGCGGCTGGTCATTTTACCCCAGGCACTGAAAATTGTCATCCCTCCGACCTTGAGTGTGTTGATCTCCGCGTTCAAGGATACGTCTCTGGTGGTAATCATTGCTTTATACGATTTTTTGCTCACTTCCAAAACCGTGATCCAGCACCCGGAATGGAACGGATTCTCCACAGAGATGTACCTGTTTGTGGCGCTGATGTATTTCTTAGGATGTTTTTCCATGTCCAATTTTTCCAGAAAGCTGGAACAGGAACTGGACACGGACAAACGCAGTTAA
- the secA gene encoding preprotein translocase subunit SecA, with protein sequence MILNFFTKVFGSSNDRILKKLAPLVQRINELEPEMKRLSDTDMAQKTHELKQRVANKESLDDLLPEAFALVREASVRTLGMRHFDVQLIGGIALHQGMIAEMKTGEGKTLMSTLAAYLNALSGKGVHIVTVNDYLADRDAQWMDQIYRFLDLSTGVILHDMNDQERKQAYAADITYGTNNEFGFDYLRDNMKFDKDSLAQKQLNFAIVDEVDSILIDEARTPLIISGPAEKSTHLYTQVNAMLPGFKKDEDYTLDEEAKTATLTEAGIAKGEKLLNVENLYDPANIEVLHHLNQALKAHTLFKRDTDYIVKNNQVVIVDEFTGRLMSGRRYSEGLHQALEAKEGVKIENENQTLASITFQNYFRMYDKLSGMTGTAETEAPEFKKIYDLNVLVIPTHKPMVRKDFPDLIYKTRKEKYDAAIKEIMDLHKKGQPVLVGTISIDVSEDLSKTLKKKGIPHNVLNAKHHKAEAEIIANAGQKNAVTISTNMAGRGTDIKLGEGVVELGGLHILGTSRHESRRIDNQLRGRAGRQGDPGSSRFYLSLEDDLLRIFGGDRIHKVMDRLGIEDGEHIEHSFISKAIENAQSKVEGHNFEIRKHLLEFDDVMNQQREVIYRQRRQALLEKDLKSVVLDMMEDKTWDVVNGFVSDKTPAKDWDLKGLEKEIKQVFNFDLDLTSRPLSHTSPDDLADHVFDQAKTYYETKEAMIGADQARSLERFVVLQTVDTRWKEHLLAMDHLKEGIGLRGYAQQDPLRIYKKEGFDMFQDLMARIKDEIVDILFKIQITAAVPAEELQPKPRQELTFSHASEDAVKKPVKRTTEKVQRNDPCPCGSGKKYKKCCMN encoded by the coding sequence ATGATACTCAATTTTTTCACCAAGGTCTTTGGTTCCAGCAATGATCGGATTTTAAAGAAACTGGCACCGCTTGTCCAGCGAATCAACGAACTGGAACCGGAGATGAAGCGGTTGTCCGATACGGATATGGCCCAGAAAACCCATGAATTAAAACAACGGGTGGCAAACAAGGAATCACTGGACGATCTGCTGCCTGAAGCGTTTGCCCTGGTCAGGGAAGCATCGGTACGCACATTGGGGATGCGGCATTTTGATGTGCAGCTCATCGGCGGCATTGCGTTGCACCAGGGAATGATCGCGGAAATGAAGACCGGTGAAGGTAAAACCTTGATGTCCACGCTGGCGGCCTATTTGAATGCTTTGTCCGGCAAGGGTGTGCACATTGTCACGGTCAACGATTATCTGGCCGACCGGGATGCGCAATGGATGGATCAAATATACCGGTTTCTGGATCTGAGTACCGGTGTCATTCTTCATGACATGAACGACCAGGAACGAAAACAGGCCTATGCCGCAGATATTACCTACGGGACCAACAATGAGTTCGGGTTCGACTATCTGCGGGACAACATGAAATTCGACAAAGACAGCCTGGCCCAGAAGCAACTCAATTTTGCCATTGTAGATGAAGTGGACTCCATTCTCATTGATGAGGCCAGGACCCCGTTGATCATTTCCGGCCCGGCTGAGAAATCCACCCATTTGTACACCCAGGTGAATGCCATGTTACCCGGATTTAAAAAAGACGAGGATTATACCCTGGACGAGGAGGCCAAAACCGCCACCTTGACCGAAGCCGGGATCGCCAAAGGGGAAAAACTGCTCAATGTGGAGAATTTATACGATCCTGCCAACATTGAAGTTCTGCATCATCTGAACCAGGCGTTGAAGGCCCATACCCTGTTCAAACGGGACACGGATTACATTGTCAAAAACAATCAGGTGGTGATTGTGGATGAATTCACCGGACGACTCATGTCGGGCCGGCGATACAGTGAAGGCCTTCACCAGGCACTGGAAGCCAAAGAAGGCGTAAAAATCGAAAATGAGAACCAGACCCTGGCATCCATCACGTTTCAGAACTATTTCAGGATGTACGACAAACTGTCGGGTATGACCGGTACTGCGGAAACCGAAGCACCGGAGTTCAAAAAAATATATGACCTGAACGTACTGGTGATCCCCACACATAAACCCATGGTCCGGAAAGACTTTCCCGACCTGATCTACAAAACCCGTAAAGAAAAATATGATGCCGCCATAAAAGAGATCATGGATCTGCACAAAAAAGGGCAGCCCGTGCTGGTGGGTACCATTTCCATTGATGTGTCGGAAGATTTGAGTAAAACCCTCAAAAAAAAGGGAATTCCCCACAATGTACTGAACGCCAAGCATCACAAGGCAGAAGCGGAAATTATTGCCAATGCCGGCCAGAAAAACGCCGTCACCATTTCCACCAATATGGCCGGCCGGGGAACAGATATCAAACTTGGAGAAGGGGTGGTGGAACTGGGGGGACTGCATATTTTAGGAACGTCCCGCCATGAATCCCGGCGTATCGACAACCAGCTCCGGGGCCGGGCCGGACGTCAGGGAGACCCGGGTTCTTCCCGGTTCTATCTGTCCCTGGAAGATGACCTGCTCCGAATCTTCGGCGGGGACCGGATTCACAAGGTCATGGACCGGCTGGGCATCGAAGACGGTGAGCACATTGAGCATTCGTTCATTTCCAAGGCCATAGAAAATGCCCAGTCCAAGGTGGAAGGCCATAACTTTGAGATCAGAAAACATCTGCTGGAATTTGATGATGTCATGAATCAGCAGCGGGAAGTGATCTACCGGCAGCGCCGTCAGGCACTGCTGGAAAAAGATCTGAAATCCGTGGTCCTGGACATGATGGAAGACAAGACATGGGATGTGGTGAACGGATTTGTCTCCGATAAAACCCCTGCCAAAGACTGGGATCTTAAAGGTCTGGAAAAAGAGATCAAACAGGTGTTCAATTTTGATCTGGATTTGACGTCCCGGCCTTTATCTCATACCAGTCCGGATGATCTGGCCGACCATGTGTTTGACCAGGCCAAAACATATTATGAAACCAAAGAAGCCATGATCGGAGCGGACCAGGCCCGATCTCTGGAACGGTTTGTGGTGCTTCAGACCGTGGACACGCGATGGAAGGAACATTTGCTGGCCATGGATCATCTTAAAGAGGGGATCGGCTTGAGAGGCTATGCCCAGCAGGATCCGCTGCGGATTTACAAAAAAGAAGGCTTTGACATGTTTCAGGATCTCATGGCCCGGATCAAGGACGAAATTGTAGATATCCTGTTCAAAATCCAGATTACAGCAGCTGTGCCGGCGGAAGAACTTCAGCCCAAGCCCCGACAGGAACTGACCTTTTCCCATGCGTCAGAGGACGCGGTTAAAAAACCGGTGAAACGAACAACAGAAAAAGTACAGCGCAATGACCCCTGCCCCTGCGGCAGCGGAAAAAAATATAAAAAATGCTGTATGAATTGA
- a CDS encoding amino acid ABC transporter ATP-binding protein produces MTDATDDPIIQVKNLNKWYGDFHVLKNINLEVKRQEKIVICGPSGSGKSTLIRCINRLEEHQKGKIIVDGIELTNNLKNIETIRTEVGMVFQHFNLFPHLTILDNLTLGPIWVRKTPKKQAEETAMFYLEKVKIAEQANKFPGQLSGGQQQRVAIARSLCMKPKVMLFDEPTSALDPEMVKEVLDVMVQLSEEGMTMIVVSHEMGFAKTVAQRVMLMDDGMILEENNPIDFFENPQHERTQFFLSQILH; encoded by the coding sequence ATGACCGACGCAACCGACGACCCCATCATTCAAGTGAAAAACCTTAATAAATGGTATGGTGATTTTCATGTGTTGAAAAACATCAACCTGGAAGTCAAACGACAGGAAAAAATTGTCATCTGCGGGCCTTCGGGTTCCGGAAAATCCACGCTGATCCGGTGCATCAACCGACTGGAAGAACACCAGAAAGGCAAAATCATCGTGGACGGCATTGAGCTGACCAACAATCTGAAAAACATTGAAACCATCCGCACGGAAGTGGGCATGGTGTTTCAGCATTTCAACCTGTTTCCCCATCTCACCATCTTAGACAACCTGACTTTAGGCCCCATCTGGGTCCGCAAGACCCCGAAAAAACAGGCGGAAGAAACCGCCATGTTTTATCTGGAAAAAGTCAAAATCGCAGAACAGGCCAATAAATTTCCGGGTCAGTTGTCCGGAGGTCAGCAGCAGCGGGTGGCCATTGCCCGAAGCCTGTGCATGAAACCCAAGGTGATGCTGTTTGACGAACCCACCTCGGCCCTGGATCCGGAAATGGTCAAAGAGGTGCTGGATGTGATGGTGCAGCTGTCGGAAGAAGGCATGACCATGATTGTGGTGTCCCATGAAATGGGATTTGCCAAAACTGTGGCCCAGCGGGTCATGCTCATGGATGACGGCATGATTTTAGAAGAAAACAACCCCATCGATTTTTTTGAAAACCCGCAGCATGAACGAACCCAATTCTTTTTAAGTCAGATTCTTCATTAA
- a CDS encoding amino acid ABC transporter permease, translating into MTPSESEPKVPFWLDPGKRAIGFQIITCLMVGLLAWYLVNNTLVNMEKQSIASGFGFLEREAAFEIGESLIAYSASDSYAKALFVGVLNTLKVSFIGIILCLIIGLFIGVARLSTNWLVKKLAMIYIEVMQNIPVLLQLFFWYALFYEMFPSPRQALNPMAGLFLCNRGVALAVPASHPAYFQMFIALMIGLVLGFGLKRWVKKRKFTTGRDFPVLWPFLGLSLGLPLLVWVLHGAPMQMDVPELKGFNFQGGIMLSPEFFALLLGLVIYTSAFVAEAVRAGIQAVSRGQTEAAMSIGLKKKHILNLVILPQALRVIIPPLTSQMLNLTKNSSLAIAIGYPDFVSVANTTINQTGQSIEGVAMIMACYLVFSVSTSIFMNWYNKKSKLVER; encoded by the coding sequence ATGACACCTTCTGAATCAGAACCAAAAGTACCTTTCTGGCTGGATCCCGGAAAACGGGCCATCGGATTTCAGATTATCACCTGTCTGATGGTGGGTCTGCTGGCCTGGTATCTGGTGAACAACACCCTGGTCAACATGGAAAAACAGTCCATCGCCTCTGGATTCGGTTTTCTGGAAAGAGAAGCCGCCTTTGAAATCGGTGAAAGCCTGATTGCGTATTCTGCGTCGGACAGCTATGCCAAAGCCTTGTTCGTGGGTGTGCTCAATACGCTGAAAGTTTCGTTTATCGGTATAATTCTTTGTTTGATCATCGGGCTGTTCATCGGTGTGGCCAGACTGTCCACCAACTGGCTGGTCAAAAAACTGGCCATGATTTATATTGAGGTGATGCAGAACATTCCGGTTCTGCTGCAGCTGTTTTTCTGGTACGCCCTGTTTTATGAAATGTTTCCAAGTCCCCGACAGGCATTGAACCCCATGGCCGGACTGTTTCTGTGCAACCGGGGCGTGGCCCTGGCCGTGCCTGCCTCCCATCCCGCTTATTTTCAAATGTTTATTGCGCTGATGATCGGCCTTGTTTTGGGATTCGGTCTCAAACGCTGGGTCAAAAAACGCAAATTTACCACCGGCCGGGATTTTCCGGTGCTGTGGCCGTTTCTGGGCTTGTCCTTAGGACTGCCGTTGCTGGTCTGGGTCCTGCACGGTGCCCCCATGCAGATGGATGTGCCGGAACTGAAAGGATTCAATTTTCAAGGCGGCATTATGCTGTCTCCGGAATTCTTTGCGTTGCTTTTAGGCCTGGTGATCTACACCTCTGCATTTGTAGCTGAGGCTGTCAGAGCCGGTATTCAGGCGGTCAGCCGGGGTCAGACCGAGGCCGCCATGTCCATCGGGCTGAAGAAAAAACATATTCTGAATCTGGTGATCCTTCCCCAGGCATTGCGCGTTATCATCCCCCCTTTGACCAGTCAGATGCTCAATTTGACCAAAAACTCCTCTCTGGCCATTGCCATCGGTTACCCGGATTTTGTTTCCGTGGCCAATACCACCATCAACCAGACCGGGCAATCCATCGAAGGCGTGGCCATGATCATGGCATGTTACCTGGTGTTCAGTGTTTCCACATCCATTTTCATGAACTGGTACAATAAAAAATCCAAACTGGTTGAAAGATAA
- a CDS encoding amino acid ABC transporter substrate-binding protein, with amino-acid sequence MKPLKMVVACISILAMSAMAMAGTLDDVKAKGYVDVGINGSLFGFGMPDEKGEMKGLDVDTAKAIAAAVFGDASKVKFTALTAVQRLPALQSKEIDVLCRNTTQTLSRETQSGLNFVQPNYYDGQGFLVPKALGIKSAKELDGATVCVLPGTTTEMNAADFFRANGMKWSPVVIENTAELNKAFFAGRCDALTSDMSQLAGNRSVAPNPEDYMLLPEVISKEPLAPVVRHGDDQWFDIVNWTMMALIEAEELGITSQNVDDMLKSENPGIKRFLGVTPGMGQMLGLDNEWAYNIVKQVGNYGEIFERNVGPDTPLGIPRGLNALWTDGGQMYASPIR; translated from the coding sequence ATGAAACCACTTAAAATGGTCGTTGCGTGTATCAGTATTCTTGCCATGTCTGCCATGGCCATGGCCGGTACCCTGGATGATGTCAAAGCCAAGGGCTATGTTGATGTCGGCATCAACGGCAGCTTGTTCGGATTTGGCATGCCCGATGAAAAGGGCGAAATGAAAGGTCTGGATGTGGACACGGCCAAAGCCATTGCCGCAGCGGTATTCGGCGATGCATCCAAAGTCAAATTCACGGCCCTGACAGCGGTCCAGCGGCTGCCGGCCCTTCAGTCCAAAGAGATTGACGTACTGTGCAGGAATACTACCCAGACCCTGTCCAGAGAAACCCAGTCCGGCTTGAATTTTGTTCAGCCCAACTACTATGACGGCCAGGGATTTCTGGTTCCCAAAGCATTGGGTATCAAAAGCGCCAAAGAACTGGACGGTGCCACCGTCTGTGTCCTTCCCGGCACTACCACGGAAATGAATGCCGCTGATTTTTTCCGGGCCAACGGCATGAAATGGTCTCCCGTGGTCATTGAAAATACCGCTGAGCTGAACAAAGCTTTTTTTGCCGGTCGTTGCGATGCATTGACGTCTGACATGTCCCAGCTGGCAGGCAACCGGTCCGTGGCACCCAATCCCGAAGATTATATGCTGCTGCCGGAAGTCATTTCCAAAGAACCGCTGGCCCCGGTGGTCCGGCATGGAGATGATCAATGGTTCGATATTGTCAACTGGACCATGATGGCGTTGATCGAGGCGGAAGAACTGGGTATCACCTCCCAGAATGTGGATGACATGCTCAAATCGGAAAATCCGGGAATCAAACGCTTTTTGGGTGTAACACCGGGGATGGGCCAAATGCTGGGTCTGGACAATGAATGGGCCTATAACATTGTCAAACAGGTGGGCAACTACGGGGAAATATTTGAAAGAAATGTCGGTCCTGATACACCCCTGGGTATCCCCAGAGGCCTGAACGCCCTGTGGACCGATGGTGGACAGATGTACGCTTCTCCCATCAGGTAG
- a CDS encoding M48 family metallopeptidase gives MFSTIIYFLVALIIYATSELFGVNGPGTSPGWLQSLVLGIGFFLICRLSFRRILNAAKKSVTFQEDRAVSSTISRLSVLALLVFAVNIYVFRLNTAFSHVQLFQKVPTLEALLFLGLFVSYLVMVWHAAYPVQKHLFSRPVSCKQYIFSQLSFALPTLLPWLCLSLFVDLIRFIAYPPLDDLMNGPAGEMIIIMVFMAGIAVFGPVFIKTIWQCRPMEKGPGRSRIEAVCHMAGLRYADILIWDLFAGSMITAGVMGLVGKFRYILVTPALLGSLNDEELAAVILHEIGHVKHWHMLYYLVFFAGFIACNAVLYDPLMLLVLAGATYFPEPVFSGIDISQVHSVLMGAILICFFIVYFRFVFGFFMRNFERQADLYLFRFFPNAFPLIRTFYKIGAISRQDMERPNWHHFSIGQRIRFLEKCQENSALIAHHHRRVRRMIGVAVIGLISVVGFGYHLSYGQFKPGIDNFVTGRLVLEQLKMDPENADLHVVAGDFHYASQNFIQAIAAYESAIGINSNHVHALNNLAWLLATCPVTEIQDPGRALNLAGRAVGLAPQSPFVQDTYAEALFANHRVAEAVSAARKALELARDRQNYYQNQVRRFQRHLER, from the coding sequence GTGTTTTCCACAATCATATATTTTCTGGTGGCGTTGATCATTTATGCGACATCGGAACTGTTTGGTGTCAATGGGCCAGGGACATCGCCCGGATGGCTGCAGAGCCTGGTGCTGGGCATCGGTTTTTTTCTGATCTGCCGGTTGAGTTTCCGGCGTATATTGAACGCTGCTAAAAAATCTGTCACCTTTCAGGAGGACCGGGCGGTTTCCAGCACCATATCCCGTTTATCTGTGCTGGCTTTACTGGTATTTGCCGTCAATATTTATGTGTTTCGCCTCAATACGGCATTTTCTCATGTTCAATTGTTTCAGAAGGTTCCCACGCTGGAAGCGTTGCTGTTTTTAGGATTGTTTGTTTCATACCTGGTCATGGTCTGGCATGCGGCCTATCCGGTTCAAAAACATTTGTTTTCCCGGCCGGTTTCCTGTAAACAATACATTTTTTCCCAGTTGTCATTTGCTTTGCCGACATTGCTTCCCTGGCTGTGCCTGTCTTTGTTTGTGGATTTGATCCGGTTCATTGCGTATCCTCCGCTGGATGATCTGATGAACGGTCCGGCCGGTGAAATGATCATCATTATGGTGTTTATGGCCGGGATTGCGGTGTTCGGCCCGGTGTTCATCAAAACAATTTGGCAATGCCGGCCCATGGAGAAAGGGCCTGGCAGATCCCGGATCGAGGCGGTCTGTCATATGGCCGGATTGCGGTATGCCGATATTTTGATATGGGATCTGTTTGCCGGCTCCATGATCACGGCCGGTGTCATGGGTCTGGTGGGAAAATTCAGATATATCCTGGTGACCCCGGCCCTGCTGGGTTCTCTGAATGATGAGGAGCTGGCTGCGGTCATTCTCCACGAAATCGGTCATGTCAAGCACTGGCACATGCTGTATTATCTGGTTTTTTTTGCCGGATTCATCGCCTGTAACGCGGTGTTGTATGACCCCTTGATGCTTCTGGTTCTGGCAGGGGCGACCTATTTCCCGGAGCCTGTTTTTTCAGGAATAGACATATCTCAGGTTCATTCGGTGCTGATGGGTGCGATTCTCATCTGTTTTTTCATCGTATATTTCCGTTTCGTGTTCGGATTTTTTATGCGAAACTTTGAACGCCAGGCCGATCTTTATCTGTTTCGATTCTTTCCCAATGCCTTTCCCTTGATCCGGACATTTTATAAAATCGGCGCCATCAGCCGACAGGATATGGAACGTCCCAACTGGCATCACTTCAGCATTGGACAGCGCATCCGGTTTCTGGAAAAATGCCAGGAGAACAGCGCGTTGATTGCGCATCATCATCGCCGGGTCCGGCGCATGATCGGTGTTGCCGTGATCGGGTTGATCAGTGTCGTCGGGTTCGGATATCACCTGTCTTATGGTCAATTCAAGCCCGGGATTGACAATTTTGTTACCGGTCGGCTGGTGCTTGAGCAATTAAAGATGGATCCTGAAAATGCGGATCTGCATGTGGTTGCCGGAGATTTTCACTATGCGTCCCAGAATTTCATCCAGGCAATCGCCGCTTACGAATCCGCCATTGGTATCAACTCAAATCATGTCCATGCCCTCAATAATCTGGCCTGGCTTTTGGCGACATGCCCGGTAACGGAAATTCAGGACCCGGGCCGTGCGCTGAATCTGGCCGGCCGGGCCGTGGGCCTGGCACCTCAGTCGCCGTTTGTGCAAGACACCTATGCGGAAGCCCTGTTTGCCAACCACCGTGTGGCTGAAGCAGTATCAGCCGCTCGAAAAGCCCTTGAGCTGGCCCGGGACCGGCAAAATTATTATCAAAATCAGGTCCGGCGGTTTCAGCGGCACCTTGAACGCTGA